The genomic segment CCTTATAGCTGACCATATGGGGGTGCGGGGCCTTATAGCTGACTGTATTGGGGTACGGGGCCTTATAGTTGACCGTATTGGGGTACGGGGCCTTATAGTTGACCGTATTGGGGTACGGGGCCTTATAGTTGACCGTATTGGGGTACGGGGCCTTATAGCTGACCGTATTGGGGTACGGGGCCTTATAGCTGACCGTATTGGGGTACGGGGCCTTTTAGCTGACCGTATTGGGGTACGGGGCCTTTTAGCTGACCGTATTGGGGTACGGGGCCTTATAGCTGACCGTATTGGGGTACGGGGCCTTTTAGCTGACCGTATTGGGGTACGGGGCCTTTTAGCTGACCGTATTGGGGTACGGGGCCTTTTAGCTGACCGTATTGGGGTACGGGGCCTTATAGCTGACCGTATTGGGGTACGGGGCCTTATAGCTGACCGTATTGGGGTACGGGGCCTTATAGCTGACCGTATTGGGGTACGGGGCCTTATAGCTGACCGTATGGGGGTACGAGGCCTTATAGCTGACCGTATGGGGGTACGGGGCgttatatcaggaagtattactttactgagagagtagtggatgcatggaatagccttcctgcagaagtggtagctgcaaatacagtgaaggagtttaagcatgcatgggataggcataaggccatccttcatataagatagggccaggggctattcatagtattctgtatattgggcagactggattggccaaatggttctcatttgccaacacattctaggtttctatgtatTGGGGTACGGGGCCTTATAGCTGACCTTATTGGGGTACGGGGCCTTATAGCTGACCGTATTGGGGTACGGGGCGTTATGGATAGGTGCATGGCGGGTTGTAGAGAGTTGAAGAAGAGTGTATGGGGATACAGGTTGTTGCGTGGTTGTATCGGTGGGGCTTTATATTGGGGTATATGGGTTGCTCAGACGTTATGGATGGGTGTATGCCACTGCTGGGTTGCTTGTGAAGGTGCTGTCAGGACATTTTAGATATCTTTGTAGACCCTTACATGGAGACGCAGGATTCTTCAATTTCTTTAGTGCTCACTCATTTCTAAGTCTTTATCATTGCCTGCATATAAACATATGTATGAATAAAGCATGTTTTTACCTGTGGCGCAGCGACCATGGTgtgcatcccctgcatcgtcattCCCATCCTCCTGTGGGTCTACAAGAAGTTCCTGGAACCCATCATCTATCCTGTGATCTCCCCTTTCATCAGCCGATTATGGCCCAAGAAAGCGGTGCAGAGCGACCCGGCCTCAGCAAGCAAGGGCAAAATAGAGAGCAACGGCAGTGCAAAGGTAAAAGTCCTTCATCCAGACGTAAAGAATACACAGCACGCATTTCCCGCAGTTATACTTGGCTATCCTAGTCTCAGGCAGCAGGGCACATACTAACAGCATTTCATTCAAATGGGCGATTTGGGATTAGGGTTGCATCGGGTATCAAAACATCAATACTTTGCCCTGTTCAGTCTAATACTGACATTGATTAGTAGCAGGTCGGACTGAAAGAACATAGCACTCGCACTACCCGGCGCACACCGTGCTCTGGTCATCGGGCACACTCAGTATAGGATCCAGCTGGAGATCTCTGCCCCAGAAACACCCGCATGTACAATACAGGGCGCTCCACCAGCGCACACTGTCAGTAATGAGAGCGGCAGCGCACAGATCTGGATCAGCCATGTTTtttgttcatttcattttttgTTCGTGTCACGAAGGGCAACCTCTGGTCAAAAACAGCGGTGCTCTGTGCCAGCAGCTGGTCACTGACACGTGAGTGGTTAATAATTAAGTGCACAGCCAACAGATCATGGTTGACAACCACCGGTGGCAGCCATCGCTATGCTCAtagggggttcacccagctttccccagACCTGCAGTTGGACCATAAACCTGTATTATGTACTTCCACCTGCTTTCTCCTACAGCTCTGCCTGGTGTCAGTATGCACCGCGAGGCGActttcacatcagtgttttttttattctggttttgagatctggcagaggatctcaaaacctgaagaaaaaaaaaacacttcctttTCATGTAATACATCCGGATGAATCAGTTTCGTCTGCATATGGTTGTATTAAATAGCAACTGAACAAATTGGATCCGGCATGAAGATCATTGTAAGTCAGTgggtgctggattggtttttttcATCACagaattgacttacattgattttaACGCCGGATCCAGTTTGTTCAGTTTCGCAGACTGGACACAAAGCCACAGCTTGCAGCTAACCAGAAGAGAATTCATTCTGATCTGGTTTGttctgtccctattgacaatgaatggggcaaAACTGAATAGTTTGGAAATCCTCTACCGACTCTGAAAACCGGAATGCAAAACGCTGATGTGGAATTAGCCTGAGACCGGCATTCGATTCACGGTGGCTCGGGATGAACaaaactataaggcctctttcacacaggcgttgcgggaaaatgtgcgggtgcgttacgggaacacccgcgatttttccgcgcgagtgcaaaacattgtaatgcgttttgcactcgcgtgagaaaaatcgcgcatgtttggtacccaaacccgaaccttttcccagaagttcgggcttgggttaggtgttctgtagattgtattatttccccttataacaaagGGGCAGGAAACTGCTGACAGGTCCCTTTTAAGAACCATGGGACAGATCTAGCAGTGtatttgcagcatttttctgcaCTAAAATTTATCTTATGTGTTTTATCGCGGCACCTTTCTAGTTTTTACATTTTCTAAAGTGTTTCgtgattttatatgtaaaataatgCACCAGTCAAAAAGGGATGCATCACTTTCTGATTTGCGGTGGGGAAGCCGTGACTGCTTGGACCCCACTGATCCTCTGAATAAGGGGGCTGCAGTGTCGGCATTTtcctcactttaaaggggttctccgagaattaagaaaattaaaatacttaaatattcctttattataaatatattcccaaatatttttcattagttataatggctcattttgtccagggagcaatcattaggagaaataaaatggccgccgtcctattagcacacacaaaacctgtcctaatcgcaCAGGAGGACAGGTTATTTCATAAAACTGagccaaagagctgcctcatccttctctccTATGGTCAGGGATTATGGCTCTGAATACagctgatcttcagctgaatctctgtgggattgGAGTTCATGAAGTACAGAAAGGACGGACAGgatagactgtggtaatggagactgcatacaagtgctgctgctcattacacattcccacctcctctctgtacttctccTCATGAACACCATTCCTACagggattcagctgaagatcttatcatctgtattcaggatcataatccctgacaagtagagaggaggatgaggcagctctttagctcagttttgtgaggtaacttgtcctcctgtgtaattaggacagatTTTATTTCCCCTaaagattgctccctagacaaaatgagccataataaataatgaaagtttttttggaatatatttataataaaggaatatttaagtattttaattttcttaattcccggagaacccctttaaacatttcaGAGTAACagaagagttaaaggggtattctcatctgggacattaatggcatattgcTGGCCGCATCGTTCACGggaggataggtcattgatattctactcctggaaaatccctttaaggcctcatgcacacggccgttccttgaatgggtccgtgatccgtccgcactgcaaaaaaatagaacaccacagaagcactccgtagtgcttccatggggttctgtgcctccgttccgcaccgcagctccggattgtggctccattcaagtgaatgggtctgcatccgtgatgcagggagcacacggccggccggtgcctgcatattgcagacccgctgtttgtgggtAACGGGTGAGTTTGTTTTATTATTGCTGTCTGCCTATGTTTTTTTTCCTACATCCTTCTGCTTTATCTGCAGACTTCTGTTCCCTGTTGCTTCTTCTATCTTCTGATTAAAAATTTTGTTTTAAGGCTATggacatttttttatgattgcattttaggctaaaaatttttttttttacaattggtctttattaaaaaatgttcaGACACTCTTGAGATTGATTTTTAACCTTTCTGTCTGTTGgcagagtatcacttctcagCCCCAGAGGAACATGTGAAGATCTTCTGACCTCTggtatggctaacctccggcactccagctgtggtgaaactacgactcccagcatgctccgttcatttctatggagttctaagaacagccaagcaaatgtgtatcttgggagttgtagttttaccgcaGCAGATTAGCCATC from the Bufo bufo chromosome 2, aBufBuf1.1, whole genome shotgun sequence genome contains:
- the C2H18orf32 gene encoding UPF0729 protein C18orf32 homolog translates to MVCIPCIVIPILLWVYKKFLEPIIYPVISPFISRLWPKKAVQSDPASASKGKIESNGSAKTDSNGTANGSVAQEHDGTADKKTD